From a region of the Sminthopsis crassicaudata isolate SCR6 chromosome 6, ASM4859323v1, whole genome shotgun sequence genome:
- the STATH gene encoding statherin, protein MKLCLLAFLMAFLVALARADSSSEERYFYRFPRYPLYPRHPPYPRFPQEFPNLYPYPVPPYNPYGPFAANAPNVPEERPQ, encoded by the exons ATGAAGCTCTGTCTTCTAGCTTTTCTGATGGCTTTTCTGGTTGCCCTGGCA agaGCTGACAGTTCATCTGAAGAG AGATATTTTTATCGGTTTCCAAGATATCcg TTGTATCCAAGACATCCTCCATATCCTAGATTTCCTCAAGAGTTTCCAAATCTATATCCATATCCTGTACCTCCCTATAATCCATATGGTCCATTTGCCGCAAATGCTCCAAATGTACCAGAAGAAAGACCTCAATAA